One segment of Streptomyces sp. NA02950 DNA contains the following:
- a CDS encoding type I polyketide synthase translates to MTDNEKLRNYLKRATAELQLTRERLREAEANAHEPMAIIGMACRFPGGVASPEDLWRLVAEGRDAISEFPTDRGWDLNDVYDPDPDRPGTSYVREGGFLQGAAEFDASFFGISPREAVAMDPQQRLLLETAWEVCEHAGIDPTSLRGSRTGVFAGVMYHDYGVGLGTGNLGSVVSGRVAYALGLEGPAVTVDTACSSSLVAVHLAGQALRAGECSLALAGGVTVMATPSVFVEFSRQRGLARDGRCKPFSAAADGTGWAEGVGVVLLERLSDARRNGHRVWGLVRGSAVNQDGASNGLAAPSGPSQQRVIRQALACAGVGPEGVDVVEGHGTGTVLGDPIEAQALLATYGQGRERGRPLWLGSVKSNLGHTQAAAGVAGVIKMVMAMRHGVVPGSLRGDVASPHVDWSSGAVELVSEEVRWPRTDRPRRAGVSSFGISGTNAHLILEQASETTDEADSREPDGTETAGAVSRVVPWVLSARSAPGLRAQAERLLSFVEARPGLRVGDIGFSLATCRAALEHRAVVVGEDRAELLTGVRRLALGLPDPSVVSGVADVSGKTALVFPGQGGQWAGMAAGLLEGSPVFAERAGECERVLSSFVDWSLTDVLKGGPGAPSWERVDVVQPALWAVMVALAAVWEAHGVRPDAVVGHSQGEIAAAVVAGALSLQDGARVVALRSRAIGERLARQGGMASVGLGREDAVALLKRWGERVSLAAVNGSGSVVVSGEPMALEEVVAACAADGVRARRIPVDYASHSTQVGAVRERVLEDLAPVGPRTGRIPMVSTVTGDWCDTAGLDAAYWYANLRQEVRFRSAVRALAAQGYGVFVEVSPHPVLTMDIEETMAEYGRAAVTAGTLRRGEGDLKRLLVSAAALHVRGPSPDWPAFCPGGRQVDLPTYAFQRQRFWPDPAPAVSAGGVPVARQAADGATGSTEADGERLARRLAVLPPAEQERVLRDLVRAHAAAVLGHRSPEDVEVNRGFLESGFTSVTGTELSNSLNAATGARLPVAAIFEYRNPADLARHLQVDMTTRQATPGHGHEAPANPRDTSWRTASSGGSGTPEQDTLSALFREAVHRGKTRAGLAMLSSVAALRPAFASSADLEHGPEPVQLARGHRQPSLVCLSTPSLTGGVHQHARLASHFRGRRDIHGLPLPGFVEGESLPISADAVLQVLAQTVGRAVGEDPFVLLAHSGGGAFAHATARHLEQSGVPPMAVVLLDCYPPGKIPEALLVRSFPFDREASLFGRFARARLSAMARYFDLMPDLALAELAAPLLFVRPQQWVTTLRGGGAPPRTDDWRATWPSAHTLREVPGDHFSMVAEEAATTAQAVEEWLVSLPT, encoded by the coding sequence ATGACGGACAACGAGAAACTCCGGAACTACCTGAAGCGTGCCACCGCCGAGCTTCAGCTGACCCGCGAGCGCCTGCGCGAGGCCGAGGCCAATGCTCACGAGCCGATGGCGATCATCGGCATGGCGTGCCGTTTCCCCGGCGGTGTCGCTTCCCCAGAGGATCTGTGGCGGTTGGTGGCCGAAGGAAGGGACGCGATCTCGGAGTTCCCGACGGACCGCGGCTGGGACCTGAATGACGTGTACGACCCGGATCCGGATCGGCCCGGAACGTCATATGTACGTGAGGGCGGGTTCCTCCAGGGGGCGGCGGAGTTCGACGCGTCGTTCTTCGGTATCAGTCCGCGGGAGGCGGTGGCGATGGATCCGCAGCAGCGGCTGCTGCTGGAGACCGCCTGGGAGGTGTGTGAGCACGCCGGCATCGACCCGACATCGCTGCGTGGCAGCCGGACGGGAGTCTTCGCCGGCGTCATGTATCACGACTACGGCGTGGGCCTGGGGACCGGAAACCTGGGCAGTGTGGTGTCGGGGCGGGTGGCGTATGCGTTGGGGTTGGAGGGGCCCGCGGTGACGGTGGATACGGCGTGTTCCTCGTCGTTGGTGGCGGTTCATCTGGCGGGTCAGGCGTTGCGTGCGGGGGAGTGCTCATTGGCGTTGGCCGGTGGTGTGACGGTGATGGCGACGCCGTCGGTGTTCGTGGAGTTCTCGCGGCAGCGTGGGTTGGCACGGGATGGGCGGTGCAAGCCGTTTTCGGCGGCGGCGGATGGTACTGGCTGGGCGGAGGGTGTGGGGGTGGTGTTGTTGGAGCGTTTGTCGGACGCGCGGCGGAATGGGCATCGGGTGTGGGGGTTGGTGCGGGGGTCGGCGGTGAATCAGGACGGGGCGAGTAATGGTTTGGCGGCGCCGAGTGGGCCGTCGCAGCAGCGGGTGATCCGGCAGGCGCTGGCATGTGCAGGGGTGGGGCCGGAGGGGGTGGATGTGGTGGAGGGGCATGGTACGGGGACGGTGTTGGGGGATCCGATTGAGGCGCAGGCGCTGTTGGCCACGTATGGGCAGGGCCGGGAGCGGGGGCGTCCGTTGTGGCTGGGGTCGGTGAAGTCGAATCTGGGGCATACGCAAGCGGCCGCGGGGGTGGCCGGCGTGATCAAGATGGTGATGGCGATGCGCCATGGGGTGGTGCCGGGGTCTTTGCGCGGGGATGTGGCGTCGCCGCATGTGGACTGGTCCTCGGGTGCGGTGGAGCTGGTGTCCGAGGAGGTGCGGTGGCCGCGCACGGACCGTCCCCGGCGCGCTGGTGTGTCGTCCTTCGGTATCAGCGGCACCAATGCCCATCTGATTCTGGAGCAGGCGTCAGAAACCACGGACGAGGCCGACTCGCGCGAGCCTGACGGGACCGAGACGGCCGGGGCGGTGAGCAGGGTGGTGCCGTGGGTGCTGTCGGCCAGGAGCGCGCCGGGACTGCGAGCCCAGGCGGAGCGTCTGCTCTCGTTCGTGGAGGCACGTCCCGGGCTGCGCGTCGGGGACATCGGGTTCTCCCTGGCCACGTGTCGTGCGGCGCTGGAACATCGTGCGGTGGTGGTCGGCGAGGACCGTGCGGAGTTGCTCACCGGTGTGCGGCGGCTGGCCTTGGGTCTGCCGGATCCGTCCGTGGTCTCCGGCGTGGCCGACGTGTCGGGCAAGACGGCGTTGGTCTTTCCGGGCCAGGGCGGGCAGTGGGCGGGTATGGCGGCGGGCCTGCTGGAGGGCTCGCCGGTATTCGCCGAGCGTGCTGGGGAGTGCGAACGTGTGCTCTCGTCGTTCGTGGACTGGTCGTTGACGGATGTGCTGAAGGGCGGGCCGGGGGCGCCGTCGTGGGAGCGTGTGGACGTGGTCCAGCCTGCGTTGTGGGCGGTGATGGTGGCGCTGGCGGCGGTGTGGGAGGCACACGGTGTCCGTCCGGATGCGGTGGTGGGACATTCGCAGGGCGAGATCGCGGCAGCCGTGGTGGCGGGTGCCCTGTCGCTTCAGGACGGGGCGCGGGTGGTCGCGCTGCGCAGCCGGGCGATCGGCGAACGGCTCGCGCGGCAGGGCGGGATGGCCTCGGTCGGACTGGGCCGGGAGGACGCGGTTGCCCTGCTGAAGCGGTGGGGCGAGCGGGTCTCGTTGGCCGCGGTGAACGGGTCCGGTTCCGTGGTGGTTTCGGGCGAGCCGATGGCCCTGGAGGAGGTGGTCGCCGCGTGCGCGGCGGACGGTGTCCGGGCGCGCAGGATCCCGGTCGACTATGCGTCGCACTCCACGCAGGTCGGGGCGGTGCGCGAAAGGGTCCTGGAGGATCTGGCGCCGGTCGGACCGCGCACGGGGAGGATACCGATGGTCTCCACCGTGACCGGGGACTGGTGCGACACCGCGGGGCTGGACGCCGCGTACTGGTATGCCAACCTGCGGCAGGAGGTCCGGTTCCGATCCGCCGTGCGCGCACTGGCCGCACAGGGCTACGGGGTCTTCGTCGAGGTCAGCCCGCATCCGGTGCTCACCATGGACATCGAGGAGACCATGGCGGAGTACGGCCGGGCGGCCGTGACGGCGGGGACGCTGCGGCGTGGAGAGGGCGACCTGAAGCGGCTGCTCGTCTCGGCCGCCGCCCTCCATGTCCGCGGACCCTCTCCCGACTGGCCCGCCTTCTGCCCGGGGGGCCGCCAGGTGGACCTCCCGACGTACGCCTTCCAGCGGCAGCGGTTCTGGCCGGACCCTGCTCCGGCGGTGTCGGCAGGCGGTGTCCCGGTGGCCCGACAGGCTGCCGACGGCGCGACCGGATCCACCGAGGCCGACGGTGAACGTCTGGCGCGCCGGCTCGCCGTGCTGCCACCGGCCGAGCAGGAGCGTGTGCTGCGGGACCTGGTGCGGGCTCATGCCGCCGCGGTGCTCGGGCATCGCAGCCCGGAGGACGTCGAGGTGAACCGGGGCTTTCTGGAATCGGGTTTCACCTCTGTCACCGGGACCGAGCTGAGCAACAGCCTCAACGCGGCGACCGGGGCGCGGCTACCGGTTGCCGCGATCTTCGAATACCGGAACCCCGCTGACCTGGCACGGCACCTGCAGGTCGACATGACCACCCGTCAGGCCACCCCGGGCCATGGCCACGAGGCCCCGGCGAACCCGCGCGACACATCCTGGCGGACGGCATCGTCCGGCGGCTCCGGCACCCCTGAACAGGACACCTTGAGCGCTCTGTTCCGCGAGGCCGTCCACCGTGGGAAGACGCGTGCTGGCCTGGCTATGTTGAGCTCGGTCGCCGCGCTGCGCCCGGCCTTCGCCTCGTCGGCCGACCTGGAGCACGGGCCGGAACCGGTGCAACTGGCTCGTGGCCATCGTCAGCCCAGCCTGGTCTGTCTCTCCACGCCGTCGCTGACCGGAGGTGTCCACCAGCACGCCCGGCTCGCGTCCCACTTCCGTGGCAGGCGTGACATCCACGGGCTGCCCCTGCCCGGGTTCGTCGAGGGAGAGAGCCTCCCGATCTCTGCCGACGCCGTGCTTCAGGTCCTGGCGCAGACCGTGGGCCGGGCCGTCGGCGAAGATCCGTTCGTGCTCCTCGCCCACTCCGGCGGCGGTGCGTTCGCCCACGCCACCGCACGCCACCTCGAGCAGTCAGGTGTCCCGCCGATGGCAGTGGTCCTGCTGGACTGCTACCCGCCCGGCAAGATCCCGGAGGCCCTGCTCGTGCGGTCATTCCCGTTCGATCGGGAAGCCTCCCTGTTCGGCCGGTTCGCCCGCGCACGGCTGTCCGCCATGGCGCGGTACTTCGACCTGATGCCCGACCTGGCATTGGCGGAACTCGCCGCGCCGCTCCTCTTCGTCCGGCCGCAGCAGTGGGTCACCACTCTCCGGGGCGGGGGAGCGCCACCGCGGACGGATGACTGGCGGGCCACATGGCCCAGCGCGCACACCCTTCGAGAGGTACCGGGCGACCATTTCTCGATGGTGGCGGAAGAGGCCGCGACGACAGCGCAAGCCGTGGAGGAGTGGCTCGTTTCGCTGCCGACCTGA
- a CDS encoding type I polyketide synthase — MNTTQDLRRLAGLPRREQHQAVLDLVRTNAAAVLECASLDTVQPELTFEDLGFDSLTAVELRDRLTALTGLNLPATLVFDHPTPADVAEFLLAGLLGERAPSAAASAPEVDPTDEPIAIVSMSCRFPGGVGSPEDLWHLVASGQDAVTAFPTDRGWQAGALYDLDPDRPGTSYVREGGFLHDAADFDASFFGISPREALAMDPQQRLLLETSWEALERAGIDPTSLRGSTTGVFAGVMYQEYAARLRGAVHGHEGYLLTGSAASVVSGRVAYALGLEGPAVTVDTACSSSLVAVHLAGQALRAGECSLALAGGVTVMATPSVFVEFSRQRGLAPDGRCKPFSAAADGTGWAEGVGVLLLERLSDARRNGHRVWAVLRGSAVNQDGASNGLTAPSGPSQQRVIRQALVRAGLAPVEVDVVEGHGTGTVLGDPIEAQALLATYGQGRERGRPLWLGSVKSNLGHTQAAAGVAGVIKMVMAMRHGRVPKSLHVDAPSPHVDWSSGAVELLAEPVPWPRTDRPRRAGVSSFGISGTNAHLILEEAEPTREQAADAPGHVTGAVPWVLSARSAAGLRAQAERLAAFAQACPELRIEDIGYSLATCRAAWEHRSVVVGRDRAELLAGVRRLASGLPNPSVVSGVADVSGKTVFVFPGQGGEWAGMAVGLLEGSPVFAERVGECEGALSSFVDWSLTDVLRGRPGAPPWERVDVVQPVLWAVMVSLAAVWEAHGVRPDAVVGHSQGEIAAAVVAGALSLQDGARVIALRSRVIGEQLTGQGGMASVGLGREQAVARLERWGGRVSVAAENGAASVVVSGESETLDELIASCAAEGVRARRIPVDYPSHSTAVERVGEQLLEDLAPIEPRAARIPMVSTVTGDWCDTTGLDAGYWYTNLRQEVRFRSAVRALAARGYAAFVEVSPHPVLTMDIEASAEGLGRPAVVTGTLRRGEGDRRRLSVSAAALHVRGFSLDWGTFCPGGRRVDLPTYAFQRRRFWPDAAEPRGDARVLGLAAVDHPLLGAAVGLAGTDGAVLTGRLSVESQPWMADHAVTGAVLFPGTGFVELALRAGDHVGCDTVEELTLEAPLILPERGGVQLQVVVGGSDGSGGRRLTMYSRPDDGPSARDTSGEGWIRHATGVVAVGGWVPSFDLAQWPPAGAAAVDMGDVYERLAGLGYGYGPAFRGLRAVWRRGEEVFVEAGLPEGAVTADAFGVHPALLDAALHPLALGLLAEDQRVRLPFSWSEVALYATGASALRVRIAPVAGAADAVSVVAADNGGRPVAAIGALTVREVSPDQLARAATGGHRGALFQLDWPKAVTHGTSAPVPEAPDRWVGLGEQQPALPVKSYADLAALGEAITSGAPVPDVVLLYRTIDGQDPIGAAHSVSRRTLDIARSWLADERFGCSRLVVVTEGAVATESGEDVPAPAGAAVWGLVRSAQSEHPGRFVLVDVDGSDASYRAVAAVVASGEPQVAVRAGAVRVPRLARMAHADRGSFPGFDPEGTVLITGGSGGLGGLVARHLAVEHGVRRLLLAGRRGADAPGSAELTAELDADVTFAACDVADRDALAALLGAIPAQHPLTAVVHAAGVLDDGVVTSLTPRQVDAVLRPKVDAAWNLHQLTQDMDLSAFVTFSSAAGILGTAGQANYAAANACLDALAQHRRARGLAATSMAWGLWDEPSGMAGRLDEADLARLSRKGVGTLSAEEGLALFDAALSQDRALVVPLRLDAAGLRGLGEAAPPLLRGLTRRPMPSASADQAPEGASLRERLAGVTAAERDRLLLDLVRFQAATVLGHADQESVEPERAFKDIGFDSLMAVELRNQVGAATGLRLPATVVFDHPTPAVLARHLTAEIDPGPVVPSQQAFEEIKRVEAALSSLSSLSLDHGEDGLITARLEALLRAWRDPQGDRQQVTPRPDYASATDDELFDVLDNEIGIWPGHTNGVNAAHPHHGEETGGR, encoded by the coding sequence TTGAACACCACCCAGGACCTGCGGCGGCTGGCCGGGTTGCCCCGGCGCGAGCAGCACCAGGCGGTGTTGGATCTGGTCCGTACAAACGCGGCCGCCGTTCTGGAGTGCGCGTCCTTGGACACGGTGCAGCCGGAGCTGACCTTCGAGGATCTCGGGTTCGACTCGCTGACCGCGGTGGAGTTACGCGACCGGCTGACCGCACTCACCGGGCTGAACCTGCCGGCGACCTTGGTGTTCGACCACCCGACCCCGGCAGATGTCGCCGAGTTCCTGCTGGCCGGGCTGCTGGGCGAACGGGCGCCGAGCGCCGCGGCGTCCGCCCCGGAGGTGGACCCCACCGACGAACCGATCGCCATCGTGTCGATGAGCTGCCGGTTTCCGGGCGGTGTCGGATCACCGGAGGACCTGTGGCACCTGGTCGCCTCGGGGCAGGACGCCGTGACCGCCTTCCCCACCGACCGCGGGTGGCAGGCCGGAGCGCTCTACGACCTGGATCCGGACCGGCCGGGGACGTCGTATGTGCGCGAGGGGGGCTTTCTCCATGACGCCGCCGACTTCGACGCGTCGTTCTTCGGGATCAGTCCGCGGGAGGCGCTGGCGATGGATCCGCAGCAGCGGCTGCTGCTGGAAACCTCCTGGGAAGCCCTGGAGCGAGCGGGTATCGATCCCACCTCGCTGCGGGGCAGCACCACCGGAGTCTTCGCCGGTGTGATGTACCAGGAGTACGCGGCACGTCTGCGCGGAGCCGTGCACGGGCACGAGGGCTACCTCCTGACCGGCAGCGCCGCCAGCGTGGTGTCGGGGCGGGTGGCGTATGCGTTGGGGTTGGAGGGGCCCGCGGTGACGGTGGATACGGCGTGTTCGTCGTCGTTGGTGGCGGTGCATCTGGCGGGTCAGGCGTTGCGTGCGGGGGAGTGCTCGCTTGCGCTGGCCGGTGGTGTGACGGTGATGGCGACGCCGTCGGTGTTCGTGGAGTTCTCGCGGCAGCGTGGGCTTGCGCCGGATGGGCGGTGCAAGCCGTTTTCGGCGGCGGCGGATGGCACCGGCTGGGCGGAGGGTGTGGGGGTGCTCTTGTTGGAGCGTTTGTCGGATGCACGGCGGAATGGGCATCGGGTGTGGGCGGTGTTGCGGGGTTCGGCGGTCAATCAGGACGGGGCCAGCAATGGCTTGACGGCGCCGAGTGGGCCGTCGCAGCAGCGGGTGATCCGGCAGGCGCTGGTGCGTGCGGGGTTGGCGCCGGTGGAAGTCGATGTGGTGGAGGGGCACGGCACCGGGACGGTGTTGGGGGATCCGATTGAGGCGCAGGCGCTGTTGGCCACGTATGGGCAGGGCCGGGAGCGGGGCCGTCCGTTGTGGCTGGGGTCGGTGAAGTCGAATCTGGGGCATACCCAGGCTGCTGCTGGTGTGGCGGGTGTGATCAAGATGGTGATGGCGATGCGGCACGGGAGGGTGCCGAAGTCGTTGCATGTGGATGCGCCGTCGCCGCATGTGGATTGGTCATCCGGCGCGGTGGAGCTGCTGGCCGAGCCGGTGCCGTGGCCGCGGACGGATCGCCCCCGGCGCGCTGGTGTGTCGTCCTTCGGCATCAGCGGCACCAACGCCCATCTGATCCTGGAGGAAGCGGAGCCGACACGGGAGCAGGCTGCCGACGCTCCCGGTCATGTCACCGGCGCGGTGCCGTGGGTGCTGTCGGCCAGAAGCGCGGCGGGGTTGAGAGCCCAGGCGGAGCGCTTGGCGGCATTCGCGCAGGCATGCCCCGAGCTGCGTATCGAGGACATCGGGTACTCCCTGGCCACGTGCCGTGCGGCATGGGAACACCGTTCGGTGGTGGTCGGGCGGGACCGCGCGGAGCTGCTGGCCGGTGTGCGGCGGCTGGCCTCCGGCCTGCCGAATCCGTCCGTCGTGTCTGGGGTCGCCGACGTGTCGGGGAAGACGGTGTTCGTCTTTCCCGGCCAGGGCGGAGAGTGGGCGGGTATGGCGGTGGGCCTGCTGGAGGGCTCGCCGGTATTCGCCGAGCGCGTCGGGGAGTGCGAAGGTGCGCTCTCGTCGTTCGTCGACTGGTCGTTGACGGACGTGCTGCGGGGTCGGCCGGGGGCGCCGCCGTGGGAGCGTGTGGACGTCGTTCAGCCGGTGCTTTGGGCGGTGATGGTCTCGCTGGCGGCGGTGTGGGAAGCACACGGTGTCCGTCCGGATGCGGTGGTGGGACATTCGCAGGGCGAGATCGCGGCAGCCGTTGTGGCGGGTGCCCTGTCCCTTCAGGACGGGGCGCGGGTGATCGCTCTGCGCAGCCGGGTGATCGGCGAACAGCTCACGGGACAGGGCGGGATGGCCTCGGTCGGGCTCGGCCGCGAGCAGGCGGTCGCCCGTTTGGAACGCTGGGGCGGCCGGGTCTCGGTGGCCGCGGAGAACGGGGCCGCCTCCGTCGTGGTCTCGGGTGAGTCGGAGACCCTGGACGAGCTGATCGCCTCCTGCGCGGCGGAGGGTGTCCGAGCGCGGAGGATCCCGGTTGACTACCCGTCGCACTCGACGGCAGTCGAGAGGGTGGGCGAGCAGCTCCTTGAGGATCTGGCGCCGATCGAGCCGCGTGCCGCGAGGATACCCATGGTCTCCACCGTGACCGGGGACTGGTGTGACACCACGGGTCTGGACGCCGGGTACTGGTACACGAACCTGCGGCAGGAGGTCCGGTTCCGATCCGCCGTGCGCGCACTGGCCGCGCGAGGCTACGCGGCCTTCGTCGAGGTCAGCCCGCATCCGGTGCTCACCATGGATATCGAGGCGAGTGCGGAGGGGTTGGGCCGCCCCGCTGTGGTGACGGGAACGCTGCGGCGTGGAGAGGGTGACCGGAGGCGGCTGTCCGTCTCGGCCGCCGCGCTCCATGTCCGCGGATTCTCTTTGGACTGGGGCACCTTCTGCCCGGGGGGCCGCCGGGTGGACCTGCCGACCTACGCCTTCCAGCGACGGCGCTTCTGGCCGGACGCGGCAGAACCGCGGGGGGACGCGCGCGTTCTCGGCCTGGCGGCCGTGGACCATCCGCTGCTCGGCGCTGCGGTGGGGCTGGCCGGCACGGACGGGGCGGTGCTCACCGGCAGACTGTCGGTGGAGAGCCAGCCGTGGATGGCCGACCACGCGGTGACGGGGGCCGTGCTGTTCCCGGGGACGGGATTCGTGGAGTTGGCGCTGCGCGCCGGAGACCACGTCGGCTGCGACACGGTCGAGGAGCTGACGCTGGAGGCTCCGCTGATACTGCCGGAACGCGGTGGGGTGCAGCTCCAGGTCGTGGTCGGCGGGAGCGACGGATCCGGCGGCCGGCGGCTGACCATGTACTCCCGGCCCGACGACGGCCCCTCGGCGCGGGACACCTCAGGCGAGGGGTGGATCCGGCATGCCACAGGCGTGGTGGCCGTGGGCGGGTGGGTCCCGTCGTTCGACCTGGCCCAGTGGCCGCCGGCCGGGGCCGCCGCGGTGGACATGGGCGACGTGTACGAGCGGCTCGCAGGGCTGGGCTACGGCTACGGACCGGCCTTCAGGGGACTTCGCGCGGTATGGCGGCGCGGGGAGGAGGTGTTCGTCGAGGCGGGCCTGCCGGAGGGGGCCGTGACAGCAGACGCGTTCGGGGTGCATCCGGCCCTGTTGGACGCCGCGCTGCACCCGCTCGCGCTCGGGCTGCTCGCTGAGGATCAGCGGGTGCGGCTGCCGTTCTCCTGGAGCGAGGTGGCCTTGTACGCGACGGGTGCGTCGGCACTTCGGGTGAGGATCGCCCCGGTCGCCGGTGCTGCGGACGCGGTGTCGGTGGTCGCGGCGGACAACGGCGGCCGGCCGGTGGCGGCAATCGGGGCGCTGACCGTGCGAGAGGTCTCCCCCGACCAGCTCGCCCGCGCGGCAACCGGCGGACACAGGGGTGCGCTGTTCCAGCTGGACTGGCCGAAGGCAGTCACCCATGGAACCTCGGCGCCCGTCCCGGAGGCCCCGGACCGCTGGGTGGGCCTGGGCGAGCAACAACCGGCACTGCCGGTGAAGTCCTACGCCGATCTCGCGGCGCTGGGCGAGGCGATCACCTCCGGCGCGCCGGTGCCCGATGTGGTGTTGCTGTATCGCACGATCGACGGTCAGGACCCCATCGGTGCCGCTCACTCGGTGTCGCGGCGGACTCTCGACATCGCGCGGAGTTGGCTGGCCGATGAGCGGTTCGGCTGTTCCCGGCTGGTGGTGGTGACCGAGGGCGCGGTGGCCACCGAATCCGGTGAGGATGTCCCGGCGCCGGCGGGCGCGGCGGTTTGGGGTCTGGTGCGGTCGGCACAGTCGGAACACCCCGGCCGGTTCGTGCTGGTGGACGTGGACGGCAGCGACGCGTCGTACCGGGCGGTCGCGGCGGTGGTGGCCTCCGGCGAACCGCAGGTCGCAGTGCGCGCAGGCGCGGTGCGCGTGCCCCGGCTCGCGCGGATGGCGCACGCTGACCGCGGCAGCTTCCCCGGCTTCGATCCGGAGGGAACCGTGCTGATCACCGGGGGCAGCGGCGGTCTGGGCGGTCTGGTCGCCCGGCATCTGGCGGTCGAGCACGGTGTACGCCGTCTGCTGCTGGCCGGCAGACGGGGAGCCGACGCCCCGGGAAGCGCCGAGCTCACGGCGGAGCTGGATGCCGACGTCACGTTTGCGGCCTGCGATGTCGCGGACCGGGACGCGCTGGCCGCACTGCTCGGTGCGATCCCCGCCCAGCATCCGCTGACCGCCGTGGTGCACGCCGCGGGTGTGCTCGACGACGGGGTCGTCACATCGCTGACCCCGCGACAGGTGGACGCCGTGCTGCGGCCGAAGGTGGACGCGGCGTGGAACCTGCACCAGCTCACGCAGGACATGGACCTGTCGGCGTTCGTGACCTTCTCGTCGGCCGCGGGCATCCTCGGAACCGCGGGCCAGGCCAACTACGCAGCGGCGAACGCCTGCCTCGACGCGTTGGCCCAGCACCGCCGTGCCCGTGGGCTGGCGGCCACGTCGATGGCATGGGGCCTGTGGGACGAACCGTCCGGGATGGCCGGACGCCTCGACGAGGCCGATCTCGCCCGGCTCAGCAGGAAGGGCGTCGGCACGCTCTCGGCCGAGGAAGGGCTCGCGCTCTTCGACGCCGCCCTGAGCCAGGACCGGGCACTGGTGGTTCCCCTCCGGCTGGACGCCGCCGGGCTGCGCGGTCTCGGCGAGGCCGCGCCGCCGCTGCTGCGCGGTCTGACCCGGCGTCCCATGCCATCGGCCTCCGCGGACCAGGCCCCGGAAGGAGCATCGCTGCGTGAACGGCTGGCCGGCGTGACGGCGGCCGAGCGGGACCGCCTATTGCTCGACCTGGTCAGGTTCCAGGCCGCAACGGTACTCGGGCACGCCGACCAGGAGTCGGTGGAGCCGGAGCGGGCGTTCAAGGACATCGGCTTCGACTCGCTGATGGCGGTGGAACTGCGCAACCAGGTGGGCGCGGCCACCGGCCTGCGCCTGCCCGCCACCGTGGTCTTCGACCATCCGACCCCCGCTGTCCTCGCCCGGCACCTGACGGCGGAGATTGATCCCGGGCCGGTGGTCCCTTCCCAGCAGGCGTTCGAAGAAATCAAACGGGTCGAAGCGGCTTTGTCGTCGTTGTCGTCGCTCTCCTTGGACCATGGCGAGGACGGCCTGATCACGGCGCGGCTGGAGGCACTCCTGCGGGCATGGCGCGACCCGCAGGGGGACCGGCAGCAGGTGACGCCGCGCCCGGACTACGCATCGGCCACCGATGACGAGCTCTTCGATGTCCTCGACAACGAGATCGGCATCTGGCCCGGACACACGAACGGCGTGAACGCGGCACATCCGCACCACGGAGAGGAGACGGGCGGCCGATGA
- a CDS encoding carboxymuconolactone decarboxylase family protein, translating into MGIENESRITMARLSELPSGTREVIDSACERTGARHVFLTLARHPQLAVRYVRFGLELLGDGVMDDRQRELVILRVAWLCRSDYEWGHHVRLGKRCGLRARDISRIPQGPGHPGWSAEDAAMLTAVDELVHRRCVSPDTWHLLARGWDEKKLIEFLVLVGHYVTLAGLLNSIDIAREPGVEGFQAPAGKATEEPNEAGSWPTPFR; encoded by the coding sequence ATGGGTATCGAGAACGAATCGCGTATCACGATGGCGCGTCTCTCGGAGCTTCCATCCGGCACGAGAGAGGTCATTGATTCAGCGTGTGAGAGGACCGGAGCACGGCATGTGTTTCTCACCCTGGCGCGACACCCTCAATTGGCCGTGCGGTACGTGCGATTCGGTCTGGAGCTACTGGGCGACGGAGTCATGGACGACCGGCAGCGCGAATTGGTGATCCTGCGTGTTGCGTGGTTGTGCCGGAGTGATTACGAGTGGGGGCATCATGTCAGGCTGGGGAAACGATGCGGTTTGAGAGCGCGGGATATCTCGCGCATTCCACAGGGCCCAGGGCATCCTGGCTGGTCAGCCGAAGATGCGGCCATGCTGACCGCAGTGGACGAACTTGTTCATCGACGGTGCGTCAGTCCGGATACGTGGCATCTGCTTGCCCGTGGATGGGATGAGAAGAAGCTCATCGAGTTTCTCGTCCTGGTCGGCCACTATGTGACGCTCGCCGGCCTTCTCAACAGTATCGACATCGCGCGGGAGCCCGGAGTGGAAGGTTTCCAGGCTCCGGCGGGCAAGGCTACGGAAGAGCCAAACGAGGCGGGATCGTGGCCAACGCCGTTTCGTTAG